TGCGGGCCGTTCGGGTCGTCGACGGCCTGGACGCCCTGCTCGTACGCGCCGCCCTCGATGGGCTGGCCGGCCTCGGTCTCGCCGCCGAGGTAGTTGAAGTCCCACGCCCACTGCTTGCCGAAGACCTGGACCTTGACCTCGGGCTTGTCGAAGCGGGCCTCGATGGCGGCCTGGTCCTTGGCGGTGAACGCGAAGAAGCCGAGGACGAGGATCAGCGGCACGATCGTGTAGAAGATCTCGATCGGCATGTTGTAGCGCATCTGCACGGGCAGGCCGGTCTGGCCCTTGCGGCGGCGGTACACGACCGCGGCCCAGATGGTGAGGCCCCAGGTGAGGACGCCCACCGCGAGGAGGACGATCCAGGCGGTGACCCACAGGCCGATGACCGAGTCCACGTGGTTGGTCGTGCCCGGTTCCGTCGGCAGGAAGCCCTGGAGCTGCTGCTGCGTGCACCCCGCGAGGAGTATCGAGATGCCCAGGGCGACGGGGATCGTCAGCCAACGTTGACGGCGAGTGAAGCGCACGTGCAGACCCTTCGAAGAACCGGATGTGACGGGTCCCACACTACGCGACAGGGAGCCGCCCGAAGGACGACTCCCTGCTCGGGCCCCGTGTTTCCGGGCCCAGATCCGCTTACCGTTCCGTGTGTCAGTGGAACGAGTCACCGCACGCGCACGAGCCGCCCGCGTTCGGGTTGTCGATGGTGAAGCCCTGCTTCTGGATGGTGTCCTCGAAGTCGATCGTGGCGCCGTCGAGGTACGGGACGCTCATCTTGTCGACGATGACCTCGACCCCGTCGAAGTCGACCGTGGCGTCGCCGTCGAGCTCGCGCTCGTCGAAGTAGAGCTGGTAGATGAGGCCCGAGCAGCCGCCGGGCTGGACGGCGACGCGGAGGCGGAGGTCCTCGCGGCCCTCCTGCTGGAGCAGGCTCTTGACCTTGCTCGCCGCGGTGTCCGTGAGTCCGACGCGGTGGGCCGCCTGGGCGGTCTCGGTCAGCGTGGTGTCGGTCATGAGCACTCCTCGGGTGGTGGGATCTGCGGTCGGGCGACTCCGGTGGAGTCTACGTCGTGCAACCGCGGGAGTCACCCGGGTGTTCCCGACCGCCGGCCCGATCCGGCCGGCGGTCGAGAGGGGCCCGTCAGCTGCGGCGGGCGATGCGCGACAGCAGGACGGCCTCGCTGAGGATCGCGCGCCGCAGCACGCCCAGGTGCTGCGACTCGTTCGGGCTGTGGGCGCGCGTGTCCGGGTCCTCGACGCCGGTGACCAGGATCTGCGCGGACGGGAACGCCTCGACGAGGTCGGCGATGAACGGGATGGATCCGCCGATGCCGGCCTGCACGGGCGCGCGGCCCCAACCGGCGGTCATGGCGGCGGTGGCCTCGGCCATGGCCCAGCCCGTCGTGTCGACGAGGAAGGGGTCGCCCTGGTCGACGTCGCTGAGCTCCACGTGCGCGCCGAAGGGACGGTTCCGCTCGACGTGCGCCTCGAGGGCGCGGTACGCGTCCGCCGCCGTCTGGCCGGGGGCGATGCGCGCGCTGATGCGGACGGACACCTCGGGGAGGAGCGTGTTGCTGGCGTTGGCGACGGAGGGCGCGTCGATGCCCGTGACCGTGATGGCCGGCTGCGCCCAGAGGCGCGTGAGGATGGGGCCGGTGCCCACCGCGGAGACACCAGGCAGCAGCGCCGCCTCCTCGGCGAGGCGCGCGTCGTCGTAGGCCGGCGTCTCCATGTCGGTCGAGGTGAGGCCCGCGACGGCGACGGATCCGCGCTCGTCCCACAGGGAGTCGAGGAGGCGGACGGCCGCCATCATCGCGTCGGGGACGGCGCCGCCGAACATGCCCGAGTGCGAGGCGTGGTCGAGCGTGCGCACCGTCAGGCGGAACGTGACGTTGCCGCGGAGGGCGATGGTGATCGACGGGGTGTCGACGTCCCAGTTGTCGCTGTCGGCGACGACGATGACGTCGGCGGCGAGGGCGTCGTGGTGCGTGGCGAGGAAGTCGGAGAAGGAGCGGGACCCGGCCTCCTCCTCGCCCTCGATGAACACCGCGAGGCCGAGGTCGAGGTCGTCGCCCTCTGCTTCGACGAGCGCGCGGATGGCCGCGACGTGCGTCATGATGCCGGCCTTGTCGTCGGAGGCGCCGCGCCCGTGCAGGCGATCCCCGCGGAGGGTCGGCTCGAAGGGCGGGGTCTCCCAGTGCTCGTCGGCTCCGGGGGGCTGCACGTCGTGGTGGGCGTAGAGGAGGACGGTGGGCTTCCCGTCCTTCGCGGCGCGGGTGGCGAGGACCGCGGGCTGCCCGTCGTCGCCCGAAGGGGTCGTGGCGCGGTGGACGGAGACGTCGTCGAAGACGCCGAGCCCGGCGAGGAGCCCCGCCACGGCGTCCGCGCTGGCGGCGACGTGCGTCGGATCGAAGGCCGGCCAGGAGACGGAGGGGATGCGCACGAGCGCCGAGAGGTCGGCGATCGTGGTGGGCAGCCCTCCCGCGACGGCGGCCGCGAGCCGGTCGACGACCTCCTGGTCAGGTGCGGTCACGGCGTCTGCGGAGGTGTCGGGAGGCGTCATGCAGGTAATCTTAGATTCACTCCAGGCAAGGACGAGAGACGTGGCGAAGCAGCACACCCCCGCAGAGACCCCCTCCGAGACGGACGCCCAGGCGCCCGGCGACGGCCGCACGGCCGACGGGAAGAAGGGCCCCACCCCGACCCGTCGGGAGCGGGAGGCCGCGAACCTCCGCCCGCTCGTGCCCCAGGACCGCAAGCTCGCGGCGCAGCAGGCCAAAGAGAAGGCGCGCGAGGCGCGCGCCCGGGCCAACGCGGGCATGGCCGCCGGCGACGAGCGCTACCTGCCCGTCCGCGACAAGGGCCCGCAGAAGCGGTACGCCCGCGACGTGGTGGACGCGCGCTGGAGCGTCGGCGAGCTGCTGCTCCCCGTGATGGGCGTCGTCGTGGTGCTCACGTTCGTGCTGCCGAACCTGTCGGCGATCCCGCTGCTGTCGATCTACGTGTTCGTCATCGCCGCCATCATCGACGCCTACTTCACCGGGCGCCGCGTCCGGGCCGCCATCGCCGCCCGCGTCGGCGCCGACCGCGTCGAGCGCGGGATCCGCTGGTACACGGGGATGCGTACCATCCAGATGCGGCCGATGCGCCTGCCCAAGCCCCAGGTCAAGCGGCGCGAGAAGGTCACCTTCGGCTGATCGCCCGCGCGCGCCGTCGGCGCGTGCGCGTCACCGCGTGCGGCGGATCCGCACGAGGCCGGCGTTGACGGACCTCGCCCAGAGCGGACCCCGGTAGAGGAACGCCGTGTAGCCCTGCACCAGCGTGGCGCCGGCGTCGAGCCGCGCCTGCACGTCCTCCGCCGTGTCCACGCCGCCCACGGAGATGACGCACGACTCGGCGGGCAGCGCGCGGCGCAGGATCCGGAGCACCTCGAGCGCGCGCGGGGCGAGCGGCGACCCCGAGAGCCCGCCGGCGCCTGCCGCTTCCACGACCGCGGCGTCCGTGCGGAGGTCCGCGCGGGACAGCGTGGTGTTCGTGGCGATGACGCCCGCGAGGCCCAGCTCGGTCGCGAGCTCGGCGATCCGCTCGACCTCCGCGTCCTGCAGGTCGGGCGCGATCTTCACGAGCACGGGCACGCCGTCCGCGGCGTCGCGGATGCTCGTGAGGAGGGGCCGGAGCAGCTCGATCTCCTGCAGCCCGCGGAGCCCCGGCGTGTTCGGCGAGCTGACGTTGACCGCGAGGTAGTCGGCGACCGGAGCGACGAGGCGCGCGGACCGGACGTAGTCGGCCACGGCGTCGTCGACGGCCACGGCACGGGTCTTGCCGATGTTGACGCCGATCACGGGCCGATCGCGCCGGGACCGCAGCCGACGGAGCCGGTCGGCGAGAGCGGCCGCTCCCCCGTTGTTGAAGCCCATGCGGTTGATGACGGCGCGGTCCTCGATCAGGCGGAACAGGCGCGGCCGCGGGTTGCCCGGCTGCGCCTCGGCCGTGACGGTGCCGACCTCGACGTGGCCGAAGCCCAGCTGGCCGAGGCCGAGCACGGCCTGCGCGTCCTTGTCGAAGCCCGCGGCGACGCCGAACGGGGACGGGAAGCGGAGGCCGAGGGCGTCGACCGCGAGCGACGGATCCGGTGCCGTCAGCCGCCGGGCGATCCAGCCGAAGCCGGACGACGGGAGGAGGGCGATGGCCGTGGACGCGAGGTGGTGGGCGTCCTCCGGGTCCATGCGCGACAGGACCGTGCGGAAGAGGAGGGGATACATCGGCACCAGGCTAGCGCCTGCGCGGGCGGCGTCCCGCGGGACCGACGCGGGACCCGCCGCGGGTCAGAGCGCGTCGGCGTCGGGGGTCGCGGCGTGCGCCACGCGCAGCTGCGCGATGGCGGACTCGAAGTCGTCGAGCGAGTCGAAGCCCTGGTAGACGCTGGCGAAGCGGAGGTACGCGACCTCGTCGAGCTCGCGCAGCGGCGGCAGGATCGACAGGCCGATGTCGTTCGCCTCGATCTGCGACGCGCCGGTGGCCCGGATCGCCTCCTCCACGCGCTGCGCGAGGACCGCGAGGTCGGTGTCGGTGACGGGACGCCCCTGGCACGCCTTGCGGACGCCGGTGACGATCTTCTCCCGGCTGAACGGCTCGACCACGCCGTTGCGCTTGATCACGCTGAGGCTCGCGGTCTCCGTCGTGCTGAAGCGGCGGCCGCACTCGGGGCACTGCCGGCGCCGGCGGATCGACAGCCCGTCGTCGCTCGTGCGGGAGTCGACGACGCGGGAGTCGGGGTGGCGGCAGAAGGGGCAGAACATGGTGTGGCCAGGATACGTCAGGGCGTGAGGCGCGCCGTCACCGCGTCGCCGTGCGCGGGCAGGTCCTCGGCCCGGCTGAGCGCGACGATCATCGGCTCGGCCTCACGGAGAGCATCGGCGTCGTAGCGCACCACCTGCTGCGGGCGGAGGAACGTGTACGCGCCGAGGCCCGAGCCGAAGCGGGCCTGGCCGCCCGTGGGGAGCACGTGGTTGGATCCGGCGAGGTAGTCGCCGAGGCTCACCGGCGAATGCGGACCCAGGAAGATCGCGCCGGCGCTGTGCAGGTGCGCGAGCAGGGCGTCCGGGTCGGCGGTCTGGACGGAGAGGTGCTCGGGGCCGTACGCGTCGCTGTAGCGCGCGGCCGTGACGAGGTCGTCGACCACGAGGATCGCCGACTGCGGTCCGGTGAGCGCCTGGCCGACGCGGGCCGAGTGACCCGTGGTCGCCGCCAGGGCCTCGACCTCGGCGTCGACCGCGCGCGCGAGCTCGGGCGAGTCGGTGACGAGGACGGAGGCCGCCATCTCGTCGTGCTCGGCCTGGCTGACGAGGTCGGCGGCCACCAGGCGGGGATCGGCGTGCGCGTCGGCGATGACGAGGATCTCGGTCGTGCCCGCCTCGGAGTCGATGCCGGTGACGCCGCGGACGACGCGCTTCGCGGCGGCGACGTAGATGTTGCCGGGGCCCGTGACGACGTCGACGGGCTCGAGGCCGAGATCCGGGACGCCGTGCGCGAAGGCCCCGATCGCCCCCGCGCCGCCCATCGCGTAGACCTCGTCGACGCCGAGGAGGCCGGCGGCGCCGAGGATGACGGGGTGCACGGATCCCCCGTGAGCGGCCTGCGCGGGCGAGGCGAGCGCGATGCTCGCGACGCCGGCCACCTGCGCGGCGACCACGTTCATCACGACGCTCGACGGGTAGACGGCCTTGCCGCCCGGCACGTACAGGCCGACGCGGCGGACGGGCTGCCAACGCTGGACGATCGTGCCGCCGGGCACGACCGTGGTGGTGGTCTCCGGCGGGACCTGCGCGGCGGAGCCCAGGCGGACGCGGCGGATGGCCTCCTCGAGGGCGGCGCGGACGGAGGCGTCGAGGTCGTCGACGGCGGCGGCGATGGCCTCGGCGGGGACGCGCAGCGACTCCGGACGGACCCGGTCGAGGCGCTCCGCCTGGTCGAGCAGCGCCGCGCTCCCCCGGGTGCGCACGTCCTCGACGAGCTCGCGGGCGACGTCGAGCGCGACGGCGACGTCGGTGACCGGACGCGGGAGGAGGTCGAGCAGGTCGGCGGTGCTGGGCGTGGTGCCG
This genomic interval from Clavibacter michiganensis contains the following:
- the coxB gene encoding cytochrome c oxidase subunit II, whose product is MRFTRRQRWLTIPVALGISILLAGCTQQQLQGFLPTEPGTTNHVDSVIGLWVTAWIVLLAVGVLTWGLTIWAAVVYRRRKGQTGLPVQMRYNMPIEIFYTIVPLILVLGFFAFTAKDQAAIEARFDKPEVKVQVFGKQWAWDFNYLGGETEAGQPIEGGAYEQGVQAVDDPNGPQGSIDKDKLPTLYLPVNTKVELELNTRDTLHSFWVVDFLYKKDLISGKTNYMTFIPEKEGTYMGKCAELCGEYHSLMLFQVKVVSVDEYNAYIESQKAAGFEGDLGKDYDRLQNLPGTDVPATTESSEK
- a CDS encoding quinone-dependent dihydroorotate dehydrogenase encodes the protein MYPLLFRTVLSRMDPEDAHHLASTAIALLPSSGFGWIARRLTAPDPSLAVDALGLRFPSPFGVAAGFDKDAQAVLGLGQLGFGHVEVGTVTAEAQPGNPRPRLFRLIEDRAVINRMGFNNGGAAALADRLRRLRSRRDRPVIGVNIGKTRAVAVDDAVADYVRSARLVAPVADYLAVNVSSPNTPGLRGLQEIELLRPLLTSIRDAADGVPVLVKIAPDLQDAEVERIAELATELGLAGVIATNTTLSRADLRTDAAVVEAAGAGGLSGSPLAPRALEVLRILRRALPAESCVISVGGVDTAEDVQARLDAGATLVQGYTAFLYRGPLWARSVNAGLVRIRRTR
- a CDS encoding dipeptidase, encoding MTPPDTSADAVTAPDQEVVDRLAAAVAGGLPTTIADLSALVRIPSVSWPAFDPTHVAASADAVAGLLAGLGVFDDVSVHRATTPSGDDGQPAVLATRAAKDGKPTVLLYAHHDVQPPGADEHWETPPFEPTLRGDRLHGRGASDDKAGIMTHVAAIRALVEAEGDDLDLGLAVFIEGEEEAGSRSFSDFLATHHDALAADVIVVADSDNWDVDTPSITIALRGNVTFRLTVRTLDHASHSGMFGGAVPDAMMAAVRLLDSLWDERGSVAVAGLTSTDMETPAYDDARLAEEAALLPGVSAVGTGPILTRLWAQPAITVTGIDAPSVANASNTLLPEVSVRISARIAPGQTAADAYRALEAHVERNRPFGAHVELSDVDQGDPFLVDTTGWAMAEATAAMTAGWGRAPVQAGIGGSIPFIADLVEAFPSAQILVTGVEDPDTRAHSPNESQHLGVLRRAILSEAVLLSRIARRS
- the erpA gene encoding iron-sulfur cluster insertion protein ErpA, which produces MTDTTLTETAQAAHRVGLTDTAASKVKSLLQQEGREDLRLRVAVQPGGCSGLIYQLYFDERELDGDATVDFDGVEVIVDKMSVPYLDGATIDFEDTIQKQGFTIDNPNAGGSCACGDSFH
- the hisD gene encoding histidinol dehydrogenase — protein: MRIQDLRGTTPSTADLLDLLPRPVTDVAVALDVARELVEDVRTRGSAALLDQAERLDRVRPESLRVPAEAIAAAVDDLDASVRAALEEAIRRVRLGSAAQVPPETTTTVVPGGTIVQRWQPVRRVGLYVPGGKAVYPSSVVMNVVAAQVAGVASIALASPAQAAHGGSVHPVILGAAGLLGVDEVYAMGGAGAIGAFAHGVPDLGLEPVDVVTGPGNIYVAAAKRVVRGVTGIDSEAGTTEILVIADAHADPRLVAADLVSQAEHDEMAASVLVTDSPELARAVDAEVEALAATTGHSARVGQALTGPQSAILVVDDLVTAARYSDAYGPEHLSVQTADPDALLAHLHSAGAIFLGPHSPVSLGDYLAGSNHVLPTGGQARFGSGLGAYTFLRPQQVVRYDADALREAEPMIVALSRAEDLPAHGDAVTARLTP
- the nrdR gene encoding transcriptional regulator NrdR, which encodes MFCPFCRHPDSRVVDSRTSDDGLSIRRRRQCPECGRRFSTTETASLSVIKRNGVVEPFSREKIVTGVRKACQGRPVTDTDLAVLAQRVEEAIRATGASQIEANDIGLSILPPLRELDEVAYLRFASVYQGFDSLDDFESAIAQLRVAHAATPDADAL
- a CDS encoding DUF3043 domain-containing protein, translated to MAKQHTPAETPSETDAQAPGDGRTADGKKGPTPTRREREAANLRPLVPQDRKLAAQQAKEKAREARARANAGMAAGDERYLPVRDKGPQKRYARDVVDARWSVGELLLPVMGVVVVLTFVLPNLSAIPLLSIYVFVIAAIIDAYFTGRRVRAAIAARVGADRVERGIRWYTGMRTIQMRPMRLPKPQVKRREKVTFG